From the genome of Mycobacterium dioxanotrophicus, one region includes:
- a CDS encoding Rv3235 family protein — MPVPETTPAPPSLTSPVIDCEPPAYLLAPPSAAVSRAKTCPTPTALHRPGPRRLRLVEHADHPPHTEATRFAEAVLRRVLEVVDRRRPPAQLRPLISPQVFDTVLALPPARQAAAATLKRVRLRAAPGPGAAEVFATFTRGPRVHAIAARVELHSGRWQLTALQVG; from the coding sequence GTGCCCGTTCCCGAAACCACCCCGGCCCCGCCGTCGTTGACGTCGCCGGTGATCGACTGCGAGCCGCCCGCGTACCTACTTGCCCCGCCATCCGCAGCCGTGTCCAGGGCAAAGACCTGCCCGACACCCACCGCGTTGCACCGGCCGGGCCCGCGCCGGTTGCGGTTGGTCGAGCATGCCGATCATCCGCCGCACACCGAGGCCACCCGGTTCGCCGAGGCGGTGCTGCGCCGGGTGCTCGAGGTCGTCGACCGGCGCAGGCCACCCGCGCAATTACGCCCGCTGATCAGCCCGCAGGTGTTCGATACGGTGCTGGCACTCCCGCCGGCCCGGCAGGCCGCGGCAGCCACCCTGAAACGGGTGCGGCTACGCGCCGCACCCGGGCCCGGCGCCGCGGAGGTGTTCGCCACCTTCACTCGCGGGCCACGGGTGCACGCCATCGCCGCCAGGGTCGAATTACACAGCGGCCGTTGGCAACTGACTGCCCTGCAGGTGGGTTAG